One genomic region from Cydia strobilella chromosome 27, ilCydStro3.1, whole genome shotgun sequence encodes:
- the LOC134753677 gene encoding putative fatty acyl-CoA reductase CG8306 — MADSQVRAFYAGKNFFITGGTGFVGLCLLERILRSLPDAGKVYLLMRPKKGKKIEERLEEFPKNSIFETLLKTNTPDIFKKLVPIAGDVGEPNLGLSAEDRQLLVDNVNVIIHSAATLDFEEGLKPTVKINVLGTRRVMELAGQVKNLKVMIHVSSAYVNSYLHEAREKLYDAPEDVEQVIALVDTLSDEALAVVEPKLLKTHPNTYTFTKHLAEHEVAKYADKFPCTIVRPSMIVAAWKEPVPGWTCSKVGPQGFLMGASKGVVRRLPLAVNNIADYIPVDIVVNELLVAGYQSAKSDTGLLAIYHCTSSTQKPYRWAMLEDTVNETLHKYPLKSAVWYPHLKFVNSLLMFRISAIFVHFIPAILLDMVLRVTGGRPILFRLHKNVWNSLNRLEKFIFTEWKFHNTNSIELAGKMNSTDSKLFYIDISGIEWKPYFTALHLGVRRYLNREKESTLEAARGKDTVLLVLHVTWQLLIIYFFWYLVACLTGLTMTQSAWCVPALYILYSYL, encoded by the exons ATGGCCGACTCGCAAGTGCGCGCGTTCTACGCTGGCAAAAATTTCTTCATCACCGGCGGCACGGGGTTCGTAGGCTTGTGCCTGCTGGAGAGGATCCTGAGGAGTCTGCCTGACGCTGGCAAGGTGTACCTGCTGATGCGGCCGAAGAAAGGGAAAAAGATAGAGGAGCGGCTTGAAGAGTTTCCGAAGAATTCG ATTTTCGAAACCCTCCTCAAAACCAACACACCcgatatcttcaaaaaactagTACCCATAGCGGGTGACGTCGGGGAACCGAACCTGGGACTCAGCGCTGAAGACCGTCAGCTGCTGGTGGACAATGTCAACGTTATCATACATTCTGCTGCTACATTAGACTTTGAGGAGGGCTTGAAACCGACTGTGAAAATTAATGTGCTTGGGACGAGAAGAGTTATGGAGTTGGCTGGGCAGGTTAAGAATTTGAAG GTCATGATCCACGTATCATCAGCGTACGTCAACTCGTATCTCCACGAGGCCCGAGAAAAGCTCTACGACGCACCAGAAGACGTCGAACAAGTCATAGCCTTAGTCGACACTCTTTCTGACGAAGCCCTTGCAGTTGTAGAACCAAAACTGTTAAAAACACATCCAAATACTTACACTTTCACTAAGCATTTAGCTGAGCATGAGGTCGCGAAGTATGCGGATAAATTCCCGTGTACTATAGTAAGACCTAGCATGATTGTTGCTGCTTGGAAAGAGCCGGTTCCCGGTTGGACTTGTTCAAAAGTTGGGCCTCAAGGTTTCTTAATGGGTGCCTCAAAAGGCGTTGTCCGAAGACTGCCTTTAGCTGTCAATAACATCGCAGATTATATTCCTGTAGATATAGTGGTTAATGAATTATTGGTAGCTGGTTATCAATCAGCAAAATCTGACACAGGTCTGCTTGCAATATACCATTGTACTTCATCAACTCAAAAGCCATACCGCTGGGCGATGCTTGAAGATACTGttaatgaaactttacataaATACCCGTTGAAAAGCGCCGTATGGTATCCGCATCTCAAATTCGTTAATTCTCTGTTAATGTTCAGAATTTCCGCCATCTTCGTCCACTTCATACCAGCTATTCTCCTTGATATGGTTTTACGTGTGACTGGAGGTCGTCCTATATTATTCAGATTGCATAAAAACGTATGGAACTCGCTAAACAGACTTGAAAAGTTTATCTTTACTGAATGGAAGTTCCATAATACTAATTCTATTGAGCTAGCTGGTAAAATGAATAGTACTGACAGTAAgctattttatatagatatatCTGGTATCGAATGGAAACCTTACTTTACCGCCTTGCATTTGGGAGTAAGAAGATACCTAAATCGTGAGAAAGAATCTACTTTAGAGGCAGCGAGAGGTAAAGATACCGTGTTGCTGGTTCTTCATGTAACTTGGCAGCTtttgataatttattttttctggTATCTTGTAGCTTGCCTGACTGGATTAACCATGACACAGAGTGCGTGGTGTGTGCCGgcgttatatattttgtatagttATTTATAG